In Burkholderia sp. NRF60-BP8, a single window of DNA contains:
- a CDS encoding cyclic peptide export ABC transporter: protein MTAAHEPSSPPSLDASPARPAARLILALLRESRVSLALALTACVLNGVASVLLVATLNRALSQPAAADASLAWRFALCAVIALVTRIVSGTLFARLSQDTMARLRVHLARRVGAAELRDIERIGAAPVQSVLTDDATNVSMLFFALPNLVMHGSIVFGCLGYLAWLSWPVCVLALAAIVAGSLGYHTGDRRAIASLEAAGHAQDRLFGYLGSLFSGAKELKLHDARARQFVDGQLGAAIGEVRDHRRRAFSAYAVGVGWIIFLFYVFLGVASFWPQLGVHADPAAAAGYVVVFLFMLVPLDGLLNNLPTVNAARVSLTRIEGVMAEFGALRTMPPAADAPDVPPAGAVTLRGVTHAYFHERDERMFSIGPIDLTIRPGELVFIVGGNGSGKTTLAKVLTGLYEPEQGTIEVDGRTIGWRERAAYRQRFSAVFNDFHLFDALLGIVDPDDPSRAQADARANALVAKLALDHKVKVVDGAFSTRALSTGQRKRLALVVAYLEDRPFYLFDEWAADQDPSFKAVFYEQLLPELRARGKAVIVITHDDRYFDLADRLLKLDNGRIVSDTQPARLRAQDGVDALSA, encoded by the coding sequence ATGACAGCCGCCCACGAGCCTTCTTCCCCGCCGTCCCTCGACGCTTCCCCCGCCCGCCCCGCGGCGCGCCTGATCCTTGCGCTGCTGCGCGAAAGCCGCGTGTCGCTCGCGCTGGCGCTCACCGCGTGCGTGCTGAACGGCGTCGCGAGCGTGCTGCTCGTCGCGACGCTGAATCGCGCGCTGTCGCAACCGGCGGCAGCCGATGCATCGCTCGCGTGGCGCTTCGCGCTGTGCGCGGTGATCGCGCTCGTCACGCGGATCGTGTCGGGCACGCTGTTTGCCCGCCTGTCGCAGGACACGATGGCGCGGCTGCGCGTGCATCTGGCGCGGCGCGTCGGCGCGGCCGAATTGCGCGACATCGAGCGAATCGGCGCCGCCCCCGTGCAGTCGGTGCTGACCGACGACGCGACCAACGTGTCGATGCTGTTCTTCGCGTTGCCGAACCTGGTCATGCACGGCTCGATCGTGTTCGGCTGCCTCGGCTATCTGGCGTGGCTGTCCTGGCCCGTGTGCGTGCTGGCGCTGGCCGCGATCGTCGCCGGCTCGCTCGGCTATCACACCGGCGACCGCCGCGCGATCGCGTCGCTCGAAGCCGCGGGCCACGCGCAGGACCGCCTGTTCGGCTATCTCGGCTCGCTGTTCTCCGGCGCGAAGGAGCTGAAGCTGCACGATGCGCGCGCCCGCCAGTTCGTCGACGGCCAGCTCGGCGCCGCGATCGGCGAGGTGCGCGACCACCGCCGCCGCGCGTTCAGCGCGTATGCGGTCGGGGTCGGTTGGATCATCTTCCTGTTCTACGTGTTCCTCGGCGTCGCGTCGTTCTGGCCGCAGCTCGGCGTGCATGCCGACCCGGCCGCGGCCGCCGGCTACGTCGTCGTGTTCCTGTTCATGCTCGTGCCGCTCGACGGCCTGCTGAACAACCTGCCGACCGTCAACGCGGCGCGCGTGTCGCTCACGCGGATCGAAGGCGTGATGGCCGAATTCGGCGCGCTGCGCACGATGCCGCCCGCGGCCGACGCACCCGACGTGCCGCCGGCCGGCGCCGTCACGCTGCGCGGCGTCACGCACGCGTATTTCCACGAGCGCGACGAACGGATGTTCAGCATCGGGCCGATCGACCTGACGATCAGGCCGGGCGAGCTCGTGTTCATCGTCGGCGGCAACGGCAGCGGCAAGACGACGCTCGCCAAGGTGCTGACGGGGCTCTACGAGCCCGAGCAAGGCACGATCGAGGTCGACGGCCGCACGATCGGCTGGCGCGAGCGCGCGGCCTACCGGCAGCGCTTCAGCGCGGTGTTCAACGATTTCCATCTGTTCGATGCGCTGCTCGGCATCGTCGACCCCGACGATCCGTCGCGCGCGCAGGCCGACGCGCGGGCGAACGCGCTCGTCGCGAAACTCGCGCTCGACCACAAGGTGAAGGTGGTCGACGGCGCGTTCTCGACGCGCGCGCTGTCGACCGGGCAGCGCAAGCGGCTCGCGCTCGTCGTCGCGTATCTGGAGGATCGTCCGTTCTACCTGTTCGACGAATGGGCGGCCGACCAGGATCCGTCGTTCAAGGCCGTGTTCTACGAGCAATTGCTGCCCGAGCTGCGCGCGCGCGGCAAGGCCGTGATCGTGATCACGCACGACGACCGCTACTTCGATCTCGCCGACCGTCTGCTGAAGCTCGACAACGGGCGCATCGTCAGCGACACGCAACCGGCGCGACTGCGTGCGCAGGATGGCGTCGATGCGCTGAGCGCGTAA